AGCTCCGTGGGGTCATTCCCATCTCCATGgggtcattcccagctccatggggTCATTCCCATCCCCATGGGGTCACTCCCATCCCCATGGGGTCATTCCCATCTCCATGGGGTCACTCCCAGCTCCATGGGGTCATTCCCAGCTCCGTGgggtcattcccagctccatggggTCATTCCCATCCCCATGGGGTCATTCCCATCCCCATGGGGTCATTCCCATCCCCATGGGGTCATTCCCAGCTCCGTGgggtcattcccagctccatggggTCATTCCCATCCCCATGGGGTCACTCCCAGCTCCGTGGGGTCACTCCCATCCCCATGGGGTCATTCCCATCCCCATGGgctcattcccatccccatggggtcattcccatccccatggggtcattcccagctccatggggTCATTCCCATCTCAGTGGGGTCACTCCCGGCTCCATGGGCTCATTCCCATCTCCATGGGGTCATTCCCATCCCCATGGgctcattcccatccccatgGGGTCACTCCCAGCTCCGTGGGGTCACTCCCATCCCCATGGGGTCATTCCCATCCCCATGGGCTCATTCCCATCTCCATGGGGTCACTCCCATCCCCATGGGGtcattcccatccctgtgggCTCATTCCCATCTCTGTACCTCTGTACCTGTTCTTTCCCCTttgccccatcccatccctgcagctcttccctttCATTCCCtgcccttttcccctttttcccatcccacccccaccttctgctgcccttcccGAGGCTTTGAAGGATGCAGGGAGGTGAAGGAGCTTTTCCTGCCTCATCCCTTCTTTTCCTGCTCCAATTATCCCGtcctgctccctctccctgcGCTGTTCCCGGGCTCTCTTTGATGCTTTGCTGGCCCCAGGTGCAGCCACACAGCTTTTGAAACCCTCAATTAAAAATcttccttcccagcctcccccgAGTTCCCTTTCCATGAGCAAACCTGGCTGGaagtgaaaattcccaggaattcctgctggcTTTCTTAGGAGGGAGCTGGTCTATCCCGAGGAGCAgaaaatgacagatttttttttgggtgtAAATCCGGTCATTCCGGGCTCTGTTCCAGGACTCTTTGCTGAGTTTCTGTGCCCACCTGTGGCAGGTGAGGTGACAAGGGGACATTTCCTGCTTCCCCCGATGCTCTGGCTCTGCCCCTGGGATCCAACATCTCCATCTGGAAGTGCTTGGGAACGGGGTGCGAATCACTCTGCTCTCAGCTGTGATTTTAACTCTGTCCCGAGCCAGGAGTTTGTTATTTATAGCCAAGAAAACTCTCACTGTACACAGGGGGccataaaataatattttctgttttgttttgtgtgttttgataCTTCTGCCCGTGCGTGACGCGTGTCCCTGCCTCTCCTGAGCCGTGATATCTGAATTATTTCCCAAACATTTCCCTCAAACCTCCCTGCCTGCCGTGCTTTTCCGTCCAGCTGCACTCAGAGGTGCCAGCTCTGCCGGGGAGGTGACACCTGGTGACCCCTGGAGTGTCAAACCCAGATCATGGAGAATCCCAGCAGGGATGCGTGGAGGGGCCATGGAATCGCTGTTTCAGAGGATTCCAAAGTTATTTTAAGTCggttttatgtcttttttttttttttttaatccatccTTACAACATTTCTTAAATAAAAGTTGCATTTTCAGAGAGCAGAATACCTCGTGTGACGACGAGCAAAAAGGTGTTAGTTAAAAACTAAAATCACTGCAATTATTACAGCACAATCCAGTTTCGTGGCCTGTTCTCATGCCTAATTTATTTATTCCCTGCATTTCCTCCTGCTGAATCCTTTCCATCCCTCACCATCTTGTTGCTCAGCGTGCAGACAGGTGgccaatcccaaaatccctccctgctttccctggctgctgctcctgctggaggaATCCGTGTTCCTGCCGTGTGTGAGGTGCTGCAGGACACCGAGCCCTGCCTCTTCCCTCtgccaaatcccaaatccctgggctCCAGCCTGCTCTGGCCGTGCTGGAGATGTTTCAGTGGAACCTTTCAGTCTGACACCACCTTCTGGAGGGCTtcagaggggagagagaaattCCTGTCCTCAGCACTGAAACCTTTGAGTTGGTTTGATCTGTCCTCAGTTCTGATGGGTTCTGTCTCTCTGTGGTCCACAAGTGCAGCTGAGCTCCCATTTCTGTTCTGGCTGTTGATTTCTGTGGTTTGTGTCTCTCTCCAGGTGAAATTCAGCCCTGTTTCTGTTCTGGCTGTTGATTTCCATGGTTTGTGTCTCTCTCCAGGTGAAATTCAGCCCTGTTTCTGTTCTGGCTGTTGATTTCTGTGGTTTGTGTCTCTCTCCAGGTGAAATTCAGCCCCATTTCTGTGCTCCTGTTGATTTCTGTGGTTTGTGTCTCTCCCCAGGTGAAATTCAGCCCTGTTTCTGTTCTGGCTGTTGATTTCCATGGTTTCTGTCTCTCTCCATGTGAAATTCAGCCCCATTTCTGTGCTGGCTGTTGATTTCCATGGTTTCTGTCTCTCTCCATGTGAAATTCAGCCCCATTTCCATGCTGGCTGTTGATTTCCATGGTTTCTGTCTCTCTCCAGGTGAAGTTCAGCCCTGTTTCTGTTCTGGCTGTTGATTTCTGTGGTTTGTGTCTCTCTCCAGGTGAAGTTCAGCCCTGATTCTGTTCTGGCTGTTGATTTCCATGGTTTGTGTCTCTCTCCAGGTGAAATTCAGCCCCATTTCTGTGCTCCTGTTGATTTCTGTGGTTTGTGTCTCTCTCCAGGTAAAGTTCAGCCCTGTTTCTGTTCTGGCTGTTGATTTCTGTGGTTTGTGTCTCTCTCCAGGTGAAATTCAGCCCTGTTTCTGTTCTGGCTGTTGATTTCCATGGTTTGTGTCTCTCCCCAGGTGCAGCTGAGCTCTgtttcctgctgcctgtggcCCCTGCCCGATTCCAAGCTGGCGATGTCCAGGGTGCCGAGTCCCCCCCCTCCGGCAGAGATGTCCAGCGGGCCCGTGGCCGAGAGCTGGTGCTACACCCAGGTGAgctgtcctggcacagcagagccctgctggggctgcagttACACCAGGGAGCAGCTACACACTGCAGCTACACCAGGGAGCAGTTACACACTGCAGCTACACACTGCAGCTACACCAGGGAGCAGTTACACACTGCAGCTACACCAGGGAGCAGTTACACACTGCAGTTACACACTGCAGTTACACCAGGGAGCAGTTACACACTGCAGTTACACAGCACTTACACAGCATTTACAGCAGCCCCAGGTTGTGTTGgcactggagctgcagccactgctttTGGTGCCCTTTGGgcccccctggatcccccagagcctcccctggagcccccagtgcccctctggagcccccagagcctcccctggatcccccagagcctcccctggagcccccagagcctcccctggatcccccagtgcccccctggagcccccagtgcccctctggatcccccagtgccccctCTGGATCCCCCAGAGCCTCCCCTGGAGCCCCCAGttccccctggatcccccagagcctcccctggatcccccagagcctcccctggatcccccagagcctcctctggatcccccagagcctcctctggatcccccagtgcccccctggagcccccagtgcccccctggagcccccagtgcccctctggagccccttggagccccccagtgcccctcTGGAGCCCCTTGGAGCCCCCCAATGcccccctggagcccccagtgcccctctggatcccccagtgcccccctggatcccccagTGCCCCTCTGGATCCCCCAATgcccccctggatcccccagagcccctctggATCTCCCAGTGCCCCTCTGGATCCCCCAGAGCCTCCCCTGGAGCCCCCAGTGCCCCTCTGGAGCCCCttggagccccccagtgcccctctggagccccttggagccccccagtgcccctcTGGATCCCCCAGAGCCTCCCCTGGATCCCCCAGttccccctggatccccccagtgtccccctggcccgctgggctgtgcagggctgggcctgAAGCTCGTGGTCTCTCCCCCAGATCAAGGTGGTGAAGTTCTCCTACATGTGGACCATCAACAACTTCAGCTTCTGCCGGGaggagatgggggaggtcatcaaGAGCTCGACCTTTTCCTCCGGAGCCAACGACAAGCTCAAGTGGTgagaggcagggagaggcttTGTCCTGGCTGGGGTgggctttggggacagggagaggctTTGTCCTGGCTGGGGTgggctttggggacagggagaggctTTGTCCTGGCTGGGGTGGgctttggggacagcaggaatCCATGGAAACCTCGTCCTCCCGCCATGAGAGCCCCAACACCCCAGCAGTGTTTGCACACAAACCACTTTTCCCTTCCAAACTGGCTGCTGGGACAAGCCCAGGTGAGGCTGGGAGGCTGCACAGCCCATTTcaccctcccagctccagcccctcgtGCTCCACAGCCTTGAAAAGtgaatttttcctgctgtgaattCCCTGTGGTCACTCACATGTCTGTGAGTGGCCATGGAGAACACAGGGATGAGGGAAGTGCCAAtgtcctctccctgctcctgcctgggggctgctgccTCTTCATGCTGACCTCATTTGGggcctttccctttcccctaaACCTCCCTTATCTCCCCTGAGCCCTCAGTCATTTCCAGTAACTCAGAGTGGACTTTGCTCTGAGCCATGTCCTGGTGCATCCATGGGCTCTGGTTCCTGGTTCAACCCTTCAGAATTTCCCTTTGCAGTGGGGAAGCAGCCCCTGGATGAGCTGTATCCACGGGATACAGTGTGAGCTCTCTCCTTTGGgtgccagagctgtgcttgCCTTTGTTCCTGCCACCTTtgtcccctctgctctccctggaacATCTGGAGCTGTGGATTTGGTCCCTGTGTGTGGGAGCTGTTCATTATCTGTCTGCTTTTTGTTCTTGGTGGATTCTGTGTCGAGTTTCAGGTCATGGAAGAGCCTCTTCCTGCCTTTTCTTCACACAGGAGGAGTTTTTCCTTTTAAccctggtatttttttttatttttttttttttgagaaccACCAGCCTTCCAGAAATCCCTTGTTCCTTGCTGTTGCCTCCTGTGGAATTTTATCAACCATTTCCCTGCATTTGTTGCACTTCCTCAAACtccatttcatttatttcactttCCTTTTGCGAGGATCACTATCCAGGGGGTTTCTCAGCGgttccagcccctctccctgctctatTCCCAGGGATTTGTTGGGGTGCCCATCGTTCCTGGGTGTTTTTCCCAGTGTGGGGGTTCAGCTGtaccccagctctgctcctttcaccccctgtgctcccctggggctgtgcagctgtGAAAATCCCCCAGAGCCCTTCCTTTGGAGGCATCCCTGAGCTGCCCCCATCCCCAATCCCCCTTTTGCAGGTGTTTACGTGTCAACCCCAAGGGCCTGGACGAGGAGAGCAAGGATTACCTGTCCCTGTACCTGCTGCTGGTCAGCTGCCCCAAGAGCGAGGTCAGGGCCAAGTTCAAATTCTCCATCCTCAACGCCAAGGGAGAGGAGACCAAGGCCATGGGTGAGTGGGTAACCTCTGTGGGGTGAGGGAGACCCCTCTGGGGTGAGTGAGAGCCCTCTGGGTGTGTAAACCCCCCTGGGGTGAGTGAGACCCCTCTGTGGGGTGAGGGAAACCTCTGTGGGGTGAGGGAGACCCCTTTGGGGTGAGTGAGACCCCTCTGTGGGGTGAGGGAAACCTCTGTGGGGTGAGTGAGACTCTCCTGGGGTGAGTGAGACCCCTCTGTGGGGTAAGAGAGACCCCTCTGGGTGTGTGAACCCCCCTGGGGTGAGTGAGACCCCCCTGGGGTGAGTGAGACCCCTCTGTGGGGTAAGAGAGACCCCTCTGGGTGTGTGAACCCCCCTGGGGTGAGTGAGACCCCTCTGTGGGGTGATACCCCTCTGGGGTGAGTGAGACCCCCCTGGGTGTGTGAAACCCCCTGGGTGTGTGAACCCCCCTGGGGTGAGTGAGACCCCCTGAGTGTGTGAAGCCCCCCGggtgagctgggccaggctttgagctgggccaggctttGTGCTAAGCCAGGCCTATCCCGCAGAGAGCCAGCGCGCCTATCGCTTCGTGCAAGGCAAGGACTGGGGCTTCAAGAAGTTCATCAGGAGAGATTTCCTGCTGGATGAGGCCAACGGGCTGCTGCCAGATGACAAACTGACCCTGTTCTGTGAGgtgagccctgctccagccccagacagctccagctgctctgggtgtgcCTGTCTCCCTCATCCATCCCTCTCTGCctgcttcctgcttttccctgcagtGATGATGGGAACTGAGCAGCTTTCAGGATCATTTCCCGCTGTTTcgctgttcccatccctctgtTTGTGCTCCTTGATTTGGGGCTCGCTCGGGATGATCACAGCCCGGATCTGCTCTGGGAAGCGCCCTGCTCCATAAAGGAGAGCTTCTCtttatttccttcagtggcTCTGCACAGCCAGCAAAGAGAAGAATGTGAGAAAGGGGATTTTACAGTAATCACCATCCTCTGCTcactgtgtttgtgtttttctaCAACATCATTATTATTTCACTTGTGCTATTCCAGGCCAAGATGCAGCCAGTTATTTCCAAACCCAGAGATTTAAGTTGAAAAACCTTAATGAGCAAATAGAAACGCTAATTTAGTGTCTTCAGAGCTTCTCCTGCCTCACTCCCATTGTCTTTTTAACTGCAAACCCCCTCCTggagctgattttttttgccAGAAGAGAGCAGAACAAGTTGTTCTCTCCTTGCATCTCCtgcactgtttttttttttttttttttcctgggagtctttttcttttgctgtgttttcttccaGGAATAAAAGAAGTGCTTCAAAGTCCTTTGACAGCTGGGatgtttggggggtttttggtttgtttttggggtggtttttttttccaggttttggCCATCACAATCATGCACGTGTTTAAATGAACAAACATCTCAAGGATGtttaagcagcagcagaaattcctggggatggagggagccCTTCCTTGAACAcaaaatgggaggagaaaggagaatcTGGCATGGCAGGAGCAAATCCTTGTCTGCTTTGGCATCCAAGGCTGGgatcttcttcctttcctttttccttttccccttctctcacttcctgcttcccttctcctttccctgtgGAGCTTCCCTTGCTCTCCCATGGCCACAAACAGAACTGGGATTTCCCTTGGGCTGGACagcaaatccagggaatcctcAGCTTCCCTGCCAGTCCCCTCCATCACTCCTGATTGCAGCAGGGCACAATTAATCACTGAGCTTTGAGTAATTTACCCGGCTTTAAGCACCAGGCTCCTCCTAAGGAGCCCCTTGTGCAGGAGATTCctcagctctggagcagggattgggaatgtGCCTCCTCCAGCCCCCCCTGGCTGTGTGACACGAGCTGGGGTTTGTTCAGCTCGgcttggggtggggtttggtttgttttggagTGTTGAACTCTGCtgggaggagaagcaggagggcactggggggtcacagcctgctcctgtGGGGTCTGGGAGCTCTGTGTGTCCCTCCTTTCCCCTGGTGGCTGTTGCATTATTGATTGGGGAGGTTTCACAAGGATGGAAGGCAAAACTGGGTCAGGTGTGGTGTCTGGAAAAAGCCAGGAAAGAGCAAAAATGCAGTTCCCCTTCCTGCAGACACCTTGTGACGGCTTTGCCCGGGCGCGGGGCCGAGCTCTGCGGGCGGGCTGCGGGCTCTGGGACCCTGCTGGGGGATCCCTGGCGAGGATCTGagtgtggctgtccccaggtgagcgTGGTGCAGGACTCAGTGAACATCTCGGGGCAGAACACCATGAACATGGTGAAGGTGCCCGAGTGCCGCCTGGCCGACGAGCTGGGCGGGCTCTGGGAGAACTCGCGCTTCACCGACTGCTGCCTCTGCGTGGCTGGCCAGGAGTTCAAGGGCCACAAAGCCATCCTGGCAGGTGGGTGGGGGAGTGGGGTGGGGTGGaggggaatggtttggggtggaggggaatggtttggggtagaggggatggtttgggatgtgggaaatggtttggggtggaggggaatggtttggggtggaggggaatggtttgggatggaggggaatggtttggggtaGAAGGGATAGTTTGGGATGTGGgaaatggtttgggatggagggcATGGgggggaatggtttggggtaGAAGGGAtagtttgggatggagggagtggtttggggtggaggggaatggtttgggatggaggggatggtttggggtggaggggaatggtttggggtagaggggatggtttgggatggaggggaatggtttgggatgtgggaaatggtttgggatggaggggaatggtttggggtggaggggaatggtttggggtggagggGAATTGTTTGGGGTGGAGGGGATGGTTTGGGGTAGAAGGGATAGTTTGGGATAGaggggaatggtttgggatagaggggaatggtttgggatggaggggaatggtttggggtggaggggaatggtttgggatggaggggaatggtttggggtggaggggatggtttgggatagaggggaatggtttgggatggagggaatgggggggaatggtttgggatggaggggaatggtttgggatggaggggatggtttgggatggagggaatggtttggggtaGAAGGGAtagtttgggatggagggagtggtttgggatgtgggaaatagtttgggatggagggaatGGGGGTGAATGGTTTGGGATGAAGGGAGCTCAGAGCTcgtccatggcagggacaccttccacagtcccaggctgctccaagccctggccAGCTCACTTTCACttgcacagcctctctgggaatcccatcccagccctctccaccctcccagggaacaattccttcccaatatcccgtccatccctgccctctggcagtgggagctgttccctgcatcctgtccctccatcccatgtccccagtccctctccagctctcctggagcccccagTACCAAGTGCAGCTCCTGCCTATGGACCAACCCACCCAGAATGTTCCAGAAAATGCCCTTTCATCTGTCCCATTCATGGAATCCTGGAGTGGTTGGGTAGGAAGGGATTGAATCCCACCCAGGgccacctccccctgtcccaggctgctcccagccctgtccagcccggcctggggcactgccaggggcagCCGGGGTTTCTGTGGGAGCTCCATTCCCCAGGCAGTGGTGGTGGGAagcgctgggagcagcaggcagcccTTGCTGAGGATCAGCATTGCCAAGGATccgtgtgtgtctgtgtgtctgtctgtctgtgtgtctgtctgtctgtgtgtctgtgtgtgtccccacagcGCGCTCCCCCGTCTTCAGCGCCATGTTCGAGCACGAGATGGAGGAGAGCAAAAAGGTGAGAGGGGACGGGGCTCCTCGGGAATTCCCGCTGGGAACGGTCCTGCCAGGCCATCCCCtgccacagaggggacacctctctgctcctgagggcagcagggtCCCTTTGTTCCCTCGGGAAGGGAGAAGTGGAGATTGTGGGATACAGCTTGGACTTGTTCTTACTCCATCCACatatttccttttcccccttcttttcccccttcttttcccccttcttttccccccctcttttcccccttcttttcctccctctttttcccccctctttttcccccctcttttcctctttttcctcccaTCTTTTCCTCCCATCTTTTCCTCCCATCTTTTCCTCCCATCTTTTcctcccctcttttcccccctcttttcccccctcttttcccccctctttccccccctcttttcccccctcttttttcccctcttttcccccctcttttcccccctcttttcccctcttttcctccttccttcccctccttcccctgctgttTTTCCCAagttcctgccctgctctgggtgtccctgtggccCTGCAGGGTGAGGGGGAGCCCTTGGCAGAGCCCCCAAGGCTGTGTTTCCCCCTGCAGAACCGTGTGGAGATCAACGACGTGGAGCCCGAGGTTTTTAAGGAGATGATGTGCTTCATCTACACCGGGAAGGCCCCAAACCTGGACAAGATGGCTGATgatctgctggcagctgctgacaAGGTAAACTCAGGGATTTATGgatgctgggggagctgggaatgccgTGGGCTTTCCTTTCCACAGTGCTCCCagagccctgccatgggcaggttCCCTGGAATTGGGGCTTTCAAGGAATCCTGGAAGCGCAGCTGGGCCGTCAGGATGgcagagagcacagctggagctgcacagctgGAGGTGCAGCAGGAATTCCTGTCTCCACTGCTCTTTTGAAGCATTTTTGAAGCTTCCAGAGGACTCTGCTGCAGATCTTCCCATTAAACCATCAGGAATTTTTGCTCTACTGctcatttttaaggattttttggAGCTCCCAGAAGAGCCTGTTCAGCATGATCCGAGCTGGGCTGAGGAGACAATTACAGAGCAGACCCAGGGATGTTTTTCCATGTGGTTATTCCCAAACCCCCGGAGCAGTGCTGAGTCTGGACAAACagttctcctcctgccctgcctgctgtcAGCCCTGAGGCTCTGGAAATCCAGGAGTGGAAAGTGCTCTTGGTTTTCCTGCTGCAGTGCCAgtccctgcttttcctgggagctgctggaattccctggggctctgctggaattccctggggctctgctggaattccctggggctctgctggaattccctggggctctgctggagttccctggggctctgctggaattccctggggctctgctggaattccctggggctctgctggaattccctggggctctgctggaattccctggggctttcccccctcccctctgcagccccagggatgggagTGACAGTTCTGTTAACCCCTGAAAATCCATCATTTACAACCCAAActattccctttttcttcttgtttttttccctgaaaagtgactcagtgctggggaaagaTCCAATCTGGAGCCTGAATCCTGGATTTATCCCTGGAATGGCTCAGAATTGCAGGattctccccctgccctgggggtgAGAGCCCAGTGCAGTCCCTGGAATCCCAGGATTCTCCCCTCTGGAATCCCAGGGTTCTCCCCTCTGGAATCCCAGGATTCTCCCCTCTGGAATCCCGGGGTCCTTCCCTCTGGAATCCTGGGGTTCTTCCCTCTGGAATCCTGGGGTTCTCCCCTCTGGAATCCTGGGGTTCTCCCCTCTGGAATCCTGGGGTTCTCCCCTCTGGAATCCTGGGGTTCTCCCTTCTGGAATCCCGGGGTTCTCCCCTCTGGAATCCCGGGGTTCTCCCCTCTGGAATCCCAGGATTCTTCTCTCTggaatcccgggattttccctT
This sequence is a window from Poecile atricapillus isolate bPoeAtr1 chromosome 27, bPoeAtr1.hap1, whole genome shotgun sequence. Protein-coding genes within it:
- the SPOP gene encoding speckle-type POZ protein isoform X4, which produces MSRVPSPPPPAEMSSGPVAESWCYTQIKVVKFSYMWTINNFSFCREEMGEVIKSSTFSSGANDKLKWCLRVNPKGLDEESKDYLSLYLLLVSCPKSEVRAKFKFSILNAKGEETKAMESQRAYRFVQGKDWGFKKFIRRDFLLDEANGLLPDDKLTLFCEVSVVQDSVNISGQNTMNMVKVPECRLADELGGLWENSRFTDCCLCVAGQEFKGHKAILAARSPVFSAMFEHEMEESKKNRVEINDVEPEVFKEMMCFIYTGKAPNLDKMADDLLAAADKYALERLKVMCEDAGAVSRCNSRCNSMFLSPVCPGEAEGDV
- the SPOP gene encoding speckle-type POZ protein isoform X5 translates to MSRVPSPPPPAEMSSGPVAESWCYTQIKVVKFSYMWTINNFSFCREEMGEVIKSSTFSSGANDKLKWCLRVNPKGLDEESKDYLSLYLLLVSCPKSEVRAKFKFSILNAKGEETKAMESQRAYRFVQGKDWGFKKFIRRDFLLDEANGLLPDDKLTLFCEVSVVQDSVNISGQNTMNMVKVPECRLADELGGLWENSRFTDCCLCVAGQEFKGHKAILAARSPVFSAMFEHEMEESKKNRVEINDVEPEVFKEMMCFIYTGKAPNLDKMADDLLAAADKESWKRSWAVRMAESTAGAAQLEVQQEFLSPLLF
- the SPOP gene encoding speckle-type POZ protein isoform X3, with protein sequence MSRVPSPPPPAEMSSGPVAESWCYTQIKVVKFSYMWTINNFSFCREEMGEVIKSSTFSSGANDKLKWCLRVNPKGLDEESKDYLSLYLLLVSCPKSEVRAKFKFSILNAKGEETKAMESQRAYRFVQGKDWGFKKFIRRDFLLDEANGLLPDDKLTLFCEVSVVQDSVNISGQNTMNMVKVPECRLADELGGLWENSRFTDCCLCVAGQEFKGHKAILAARSPVFSAMFEHEMEESKKNRVEINDVEPEVFKEMMCFIYTGKAPNLDKMADDLLAAADKVPWNWGFQGILEAQLGRQDGREHSWSCTAGGAAGIPVSTALLKHF
- the SPOP gene encoding speckle-type POZ protein isoform X1, which gives rise to MSRVPSPPPPAEMSSGPVAESWCYTQIKVVKFSYMWTINNFSFCREEMGEVIKSSTFSSGANDKLKWCLRVNPKGLDEESKDYLSLYLLLVSCPKSEVRAKFKFSILNAKGEETKAMESQRAYRFVQGKDWGFKKFIRRDFLLDEANGLLPDDKLTLFCEVSVVQDSVNISGQNTMNMVKVPECRLADELGGLWENSRFTDCCLCVAGQEFKGHKAILAARSPVFSAMFEHEMEESKKNRVEINDVEPEVFKEMMCFIYTGKAPNLDKMADDLLAAADKYALERLKVMCEDALCSNLSVENAAEILILADLHSADQLKTQAVDFINYHASDVMETSGWKSMVVSHPHLVAEAYRSLASAQCPFLGPPRKRLKQS
- the SPOP gene encoding speckle-type POZ protein isoform X2, which encodes MSRVPSPPPPAEMSSGPVAESWCYTQIKVVKFSYMWTINNFSFCREEMGEVIKSSTFSSGANDKLKWCLRVNPKGLDEESKDYLSLYLLLVSCPKSEVRAKFKFSILNAKGEETKAMESQRAYRFVQGKDWGFKKFIRRDFLLDEANGLLPDDKLTLFCEVSVVQDSVNISGQNTMNMVKVPECRLADELGGLWENSRFTDCCLCVAGQEFKGHKAILAARSPVFSAMFEHEMEESKKNRVEINDVEPEVFKEMMCFIYTGKAPNLDKMADDLLAAADKSALERLKVMCEDAGVIPGVIPCVIPGVIPCFCPQSALERLKVMCEDAGAVSRCNSRCNSRCNSMFLSPVCPGEAEGDV